The Chroicocephalus ridibundus chromosome 3, bChrRid1.1, whole genome shotgun sequence genome includes the window AATTTATACAGCTTTAGCAAAAGGATGATGAAAAACCTCCCACGGATTTCTCTTTCCCAGTTGCAGAGGAGTACACAGTAGAAACATATTGCCaacttttttatttcacataaaaacaataaaaaggttAACGTCAAGAAATAGAAACCAAGATGAGTGTAACAACAGTTTGTTTCAGACGTACGTATAGTGAATTCTGGGAATGAAACCATTTACCCTTATCTGGAACAAAGCACCCTTCTGGAGGAAAATACTTGTTTATCTAGGCTGAAGACAGACACCAGTCGATACGCTGAGCAGCGTCCTACTAAGCAAGGGGCAGTGTAAGCTCAGATTCGCCAAAGTGGTCTAAACTTCCCAAGCAGTGGGAGCATTAGGTGCTTAGCATCTTTGCAAAACTGCCTCCCTCCGATCCAACACCCCACATCAGAGGCACCTGAGACACCTGTGTTCTTGAACTTATCTGCAGTCTAACCCTCCCCacccacacatacacatataaaatggaaataacaatTCAAACCTATCTACATAAATACAGCTCTTTGAAATGCACTAATGTATGTTATTACCTGAACGAGGAGAGCACTTACGCGCAGCACACATTCACATCCAAGTTCCACGGGGAGAAGAGTTTTAAAGTTTGGGTACAATATCAGATTGCGTCGAGGGGATTATTATGGACTGAGAGGAGAGGAAATTTAAGTTAAGAATGgtccgggagggaaaaggaaaaggtcaCGGAAAACAagttaagaaaaggaaagcagcaagaaGTAGATGGTTCACAGTTACTTTAGGCAGCAGTTTAAGTTTCTcagttttgaaaatggaaataacacCTACTTATCACCAAGAGATGGATTGGTAATTCATGTTGAAAAGTCCTCAGAGATTCTTGGAAGAAAGGTACTGTTGGAAATGTAAAGTGTCAGCCTCGAAGCATTTGTTATTATGCCATAGTGTGACTGTGGACCTCAAAATTGCTACTAAAAAGTGATGTAGAGGGAAAGCAGCAATAATGAACAATGCAATAATGAATACTTGGCCAACCCCAGTATTTCTACCAGTGATACCATCAATAGACAAATACTGGTGGGAAGAAtgggtaagaaaaaaatcttaagtgtGTGTTTTATTAGGTCTCTCACCTGGAAAAGCTAGTTTGCTAAGTGTACAGCTCCAGGTGGCATAATCAGTTTAGAAATTTGTGTTtagtcttgttttgttttccccagggaAACTGTAACCAAGCTGCCAGAGTGATGAAACCACCACCGAGGAAGTCAGCAAAAGAAAGTGATAGACTTCCATATTCTCCTAGTTCATGACAGTTATGCTCAATTAGCCCTGTATCTTTACTTCAGGGTCAGAAGGAGTTCaccttaaaacatttttctgcccaCTTACTGTGTTACAGCATGTGCCTTCAAATCCTGCAGTCACATTATTTGCCTGCTCCCAGACTTGCGCCTTTCATGTCAGTCCATAACTCAGTTCCTTGGGCTGCCAGCAATCAGTGCTTTAGAGAGGGGAGGAGCATGGAGATGCACCCAAAGTCTTTCCATTTTGGTCCATCTCTGTGCCTCTTTGAGATTTTCTCCTTAGGTTGACAGCATGTCTCAGTCTCTTTCCAGATTGTTCGCGACTTGCAAAGCTGCGAGCGTGGTTGTTGGCATTCCCTTTACTTCATGTCTTCCGCCTGCAAGTGctaaggaaagacagaaagacttAAGATACATTCAGACCATAAGGACAAAGAGGTTTAGAAACTGAtgtctggtcttttttttttacttctctcctTGTAAGGTTGGAATTCTATCAAGAACTGGATTATCCTACCCCAGAGCCAGACTGTTTTACTCCAGTTTATTTACCTGTGCCTGAAGAAGAGGTGGAGATAGCACTGCCTTCACTGTATCCTATGCTATATTTTGCATTCCTAATGCATTTATGGAACCAAGCCCAGGCCAGATACGCATGAATCCCAGAGAAATTCAGACCTGTTCTGCCAGTCAGAAACCCAATGCTATTAGCAGGGCAGACTGCTGGATATGTGTGTGGTGACACCCTTCCCTAAGGACATCCTTCAAGGAAGTGTATGAAAGGGAGCGCGTACTAGGAAACCTTGTTAGCACAGCTGCTTGCCACTAAGCCTTGCAACCAGGAAGGCGGGATTAGATTCACTGAACAACATGTTCTTGTGCTTGTCCCACTACTTCTGTTTTAAGTTCCTGTCCTAGTCTGTGTGCATCTCCCTCgaccaaaaaacatttgtggaGAACTGTATGTAGCTTGGTCATTTTCCCTTTCTCAAGACGAGTACTCAGCTCCAACCTGGAATTGTGCTCTTCAGCCTGTTTTGGAGGTGAAGAAGGAAACAAATCCAACTTTTCAAGTATGACACTTTGCAGACATAAGGGATTTTTCCCCTCCTATAACATAAAAGCAGTCCTCATAGCACTCATGCACAGCAACAAAGACATCTACTCACCTTTCTGCATCATGaaatacaacaacaaaacaacGTTCGCTCCTCTTACAAAATTCGGCAGCGCCTGTAgtgcctctttctcctccttttctcattTAAGGCACATTGGCTAATAATCTCCAGGGCTGTATCAACACCTTCTTTTGTCTTGGCAGAACACTCCAGGTAAGCATATGCCCCAATGCTGGCAGctaaagcttttccttctgtagtGTTAATTGACTCGTTGCCTGGAGTAGTTAGTTTCTTTGTAATGCTTTCATCACCCCTTAGTTCTATCTTGGTAGCCACCAGAATAACAGGTACTGTGGGGCAGAACATTTTGATTTCTGGAACCCAAAAATCAAGGATGTTTTGCAGGGAGTCAGGCCTGTCCACGgaaaagcacattaaaataacATCGGTGTCCCTGTAGAACACTGAGCGGAGATTTCGGTAGCTGAATTCATTCTTCCCTGCCACATCGCAGAGAATTAGTTTCATGTCCTTCCCGTCCACCTCCGTGTCAGTGCTGTAAGCATCAAAGATAGTTGGCTCGTAGGACTCAGGAAGCTGTTCATGACGCAGAGCAAAGAGGAGGCATGTCTTACCACTGCGGTCATCTCCGACTACAGTTAGCTTTCTCCTGAGCGCAGCCATCCCTTGAAAACCAAGATGAAGTACAAAATGGATTATTGCCATGCTGggccttttcatttttttttagcttttgtggAGGGTATAAGGAGAAGAGAAATCCCATTAGTTTGGAATTCTTCccctcatctccttttttttctccatactcCTGTCTTTCCTTCAttccctattttttccccttttaatctCTGGTATCAGAATCTTCTGAAATTGTGAGTACCTTGGTCTTGACTATTATTATAGATCAAAAAATGAAGGTATAAATCAAGTCTGGATGTAATTAAGACTCCTGCAGTGccctgtatttctgttttatcatCTGAGACATTGTTTATGGTCAGTGCTCAGTCCATAACAGCCTTCATTTTCTAGATTGAACGACTTAATTTTGTGAGTGAGATGGAGTATAAAACACTGTGCTGTACAAATATCCAAATCGCTTTTATTGACTACTTTTTTCCTGCCATGGTCTGCTAGTAGAATTCTACCAGTGGCGATAGCTATCCTGTGTAAGTCCATGCTGCTTTTGCTCATAGATCTGTTGTCATGTGGGAGTTAAGAAAGTGTTCTTAGTCTTCGTATATACACGGTTAATTTATACGAGATAGAAGTTTGTTAGACTTACAGGATAGTAATTTCCAGCATCAACCTCCTTGTTCTTGATGTTCAGTATTAGATTGGTTTCTTCTAATATTGTTGCCACCTCAGCTTCCTTAGGTCACTGGTTCCCCTGCAGAGAGAACTTACCACCACTCTTCAAAGACTATCATGATGACCACAGTATTTAAAGGAATAGGTTGGTGTTTCTTAATATAGCCACCAATCTACAAAGAGAACCTGATGACatcattgttttttaaagaaacctacTTTACTGGCATTAAAGTGGAAGTTACACAATTCATTAACAAATCACAGCATGTTTACTTTAGAAATTTCCTCATTCCTATTGCAAAAGGCTCATCCTGAGTAAGCATTTCAGTACTGAGTGTGCCAAACTGCTTGTGTGTGTGCGGGCTGACAGTACTAGAGTGTAAAACAGCAGTAGACGTGCCACACAGATCCTCAAGACACCCCTTTCCGGACCCACTGAGTCATTGTAGAGAAACGAAttgcagaatcaaagaatggATGAGGTGGGAAGGGATCACTTAGTCCACCctgccctgctcagagcagggtcaactacagcaggctgctcaggactgtgtccagttgggttttgggTACCTCCTAGGATGGAGtctcccacagcctctctgggcagccttttcccGTGTTTGATCATCCTCAAAGTAGCGAAATTAAGTCTATCAACTGAAGAGTCTAAAGAGAAAGAACTGTGCAGTGTTAGCTTGGATTCCAGAGATGCTGAATTCCCTGTTATCTTGTTGGCATGGGACAAGACATTTCTACTCTCTCTGTCTCAATTTTCCTGGTAGACTGTAAAGTGTCCGTAACCACTAAAAACTGAGAACAAAGGGAACTGGAGGTGGATTAATTTAGTCTCTGCAGAGAGAACTGTTTCCAAAGGCTTTATTGGTGATGTAGATATGTAACTGCTGATTAGTGTAGTTATGTGGTCAGCCCGTTTATTTCATCTAGCTACAGAAGAGTTCTTCCACTGAGATGAGGGGGTTTAGGTCTAAAAATGTTAACCTAAGGATGAGGAACTTGTTTTTGTTCAACTTGAAGTCAGATGGAGACCCGAGGCTGCTTTAGTTTTCTGTGGTGGTCTAATTTTACTCTTCCAGACCATAATTCCTGAGTCCTGTTCGAGTAGGAATCTGATAGTCTGGCCATAGGAACTTGA containing:
- the LOC134513594 gene encoding ras-like GTP-binding protein rhoA isoform X2; translated protein: MAALRRKLTVVGDDRSGKTCLLFALRHEQLPESYEPTIFDAYSTDTEVDGKDMKLILCDVAGKNEFSYRNLRSVFYRDTDVILMCFSVDRPDSLQNILDFWVPEIKMFCPTVPVILVATKIELRGDESITKKLTTPGNESINTTEGKALAASIGAYAYLECSAKTKEGVDTALEIISQCALNEKRRRKRHYRRCRIL
- the LOC134513594 gene encoding ras-like GTP-binding protein rhoA isoform X1; protein product: MKRPSMAIIHFVLHLGFQGMAALRRKLTVVGDDRSGKTCLLFALRHEQLPESYEPTIFDAYSTDTEVDGKDMKLILCDVAGKNEFSYRNLRSVFYRDTDVILMCFSVDRPDSLQNILDFWVPEIKMFCPTVPVILVATKIELRGDESITKKLTTPGNESINTTEGKALAASIGAYAYLECSAKTKEGVDTALEIISQCALNEKRRRKRHYRRCRIL